The genomic segment AGGGAATTatataaaatctaaaaaaataaacccaATAGCCTATTGGGCAATTACGATAAACGTGGAttacaaatttaattgaaaGCAATGATTGATTACCAAAAACAGCAAATGACTATAGAAATTTTGTAGATGATGAGTATAAAAATAACAGTTGCATCAGTATACAACAACCAAAACAGTAGCTTCATCATAGTAACCCAGCAAAAAAACAGTGGCAACTTGATAATAGTAACCCAAACAAAATTCAGTGGCTTCACCAAATCACAGTACCTCAAACAAAATTCAGAAGCTTCAAAGATCAATAGCTTCAAAGGATAAGAACCTTCAAAAAATCAGAATCAGAAGTGAAGATCAGAAGCTTCACAATAGCCTTAATAgtttttgaaaacaaaaaaaaaattgcatcaTTGCCCTTCAATGGCTTCAGGAAGTGAAGATGAGTAACAGGGGGATTGGTACTTTGGATCAAATGCATATGATCCAGAGTCCTGTCCAGAATCAGAAGAAGAACCACAGAACATGGAAGAACAAGAACCACAGCAACAAGATCATCATAAGCCAATGCTCAGCAATAAGTTAAAGCATCTTATTTTTCAAGAAATGTTGTCACTAAAAGTTAGTGACTCACTTCCTCATGGTACATTCAAAAGGATTGCTCAAAAATACGATTATCATCATAAAATCATAAGAAATTTATGGAAACGAGCAATTCAAACCAAAGAAGCAAACAAGCCATATGCTGTAGAGTTGAAGTACAAAAACTGTGGAAGAAAAAGAGTGGTGGTAGCACCAAACATACTTGAGTCTAAACCAATGGACGAACGTACTTGCATTGGAGATGTGGCAACATGTTTAGACTTGGCACCGTCAACGGTTTGGAGGTTGATAAAAAGAGGTGAGATAAATGCACATTCAAATCCATTACTCCTCGCTTTAACCAATGCCAACGAAATAAGAAGGGTGGAGTGGATTTTGAGCCTTATCCTAGAAGAAACCATTCAAAGACACCCAATATACAAAGCCATGTACGATTTTATTCACGTTGATGAGAAGTGGTTTTATTTTTCCACGAAAACGCAAAGGGTTTCT from the Amaranthus tricolor cultivar Red isolate AtriRed21 chromosome 12, ASM2621246v1, whole genome shotgun sequence genome contains:
- the LOC130828690 gene encoding uncharacterized protein LOC130828690, with amino-acid sequence MEEQEPQQQDHHKPMLSNKLKHLIFQEMLSLKVSDSLPHGTFKRIAQKYDYHHKIIRNLWKRAIQTKEANKPYAVELKYKNCGRKRVVVAPNILESKPMDERTCIGDVATCLDLAPSTVWRLIKRGEINAHSNPLLLALTNANEIRRVEWILSLILEETIQRHPIYKAMYDFIHVDEKWFYFSTKTQRVSLAHKEKVPYKAAKSSKFIPKAMFLGAVAWP